From Odontesthes bonariensis isolate fOdoBon6 chromosome 21, fOdoBon6.hap1, whole genome shotgun sequence, a single genomic window includes:
- the LOC142371859 gene encoding uncharacterized protein LOC142371859 yields the protein MQKALSPDYPECLGSQREGEDEEQRSSREALVKITVHFLRRMKQEELADRLQSELHQLKLKCALKKKFQCVFEGIPKAGKPTLLNQIYTELYITEGGSGEVNDEHEVRQIEAASRKAGRAETSIRHEDIFKGPPGRDEPIRTVMTKGVAGIGKTVLTQKFTLDWAEGKANQDIHFMFPFTFRELNVLKERKFSLVELVHHFFTETKAAGICSFEQFQVVFIFDGLDECRLPLDFHIKEPLTDATEPTSVDVLLTNLIRGKLLPSARLWITTRPAAANQIPAGCVGMVTEVRGFTDPQKEEYFRKRFRDEEQASRIISHIQTSRSLHIMCRIPVFCWITATVLEDVLDTREGAELPSTLTDMYIHFLVVQAKVKKLKYDGGAETDPHWSPESRKMIESLGKLAFEQLQKGNLIFYESDLTECGINISAASVYSGVFTQIFREERGLYQEKVFCFIHLSVQEFLAALHVHLTFINSGLNLMREDEEQEETTAIDLNDLNQIAVLSDCNLSERSCAALSSALSSQSSSLTELDLSNNNLQDSGLKQLSVGLQSPNCDLEALSLSGCLITEEGCASLVSALTSNPSHLRELDLSYNHPGDSAVKQLSAGLEDPQWRLDTLRVEPAGERWLTPGLRKYSCQLTFDTVNRKLKLSDNNRKVTRVEEVQSYPDHPDRFDDCPQLLCRNVLTGRCYWEVEWRGRVYISVSYRGISRRGERDCLFGYNDQSWSLICSDGGYSVWHNDREISSSPPSSSSSVGNRAAVYVDRPAGTLSFYRVSSDTLIHLHTFSTTFTAEPLHPGFGFFSPGSWLSLC from the exons atgcagaaggctctgagtccagattacccagaatgcttagggagtcagagggagggtgaggatgaagagcagaggagcagcagagaggcattagtgaagatcacagttcacttcctgaggagaatgaagcaggaggagctggctgaccgtctgcagagcG AACTGCATCAACTTAAACTTAAAtgtgctctgaagaagaagttccagtgtgtgtttgaggggattcctaaagcaggaaagccaacccttctgaatcagatctacacagagctctacatcacagagggagggagcggagaggtcaatgatgaacatgaggtcagacagattgaagcagcatccaggaaagcaggcagagcagaaacatccatcagacatgaagacatctttaaaggcccacctggaagagatgaaccaatcagaacagtgatgacaaagggagtggctggcattgggaaaacagtcttaacacagaagttcactctggactgggctgaaggcaaagccaaccaggacatccacttcatgtttccattcactttcagagagctgaatgtgctgaaagagagaaagttcagcttggtggagcttgttcatcacttctttactgagaccaaagcagcaggaatctgcagctttgaacagttccaggttgtgttcatctttgacggtctggatgagtgtcgacttcctctggacttccacatcaaggagcccctgactgatgctacagagcccacctcagtggatgtgctgctgacaaacctcatcagggggaagctgcttccctctgctcgcctctggataaccacacgacctgcagcagccaatcagatccctgctggctgtgttggcatggtgacagaggtcagagggttcactgacccacagaaggaggagtacttcaggaagaggttcagagatgaggagcaggccagcaggatcatctcccacatccagacatcccgaagcctccacatcatgtgccgcatcccggtcttctgctggatcactgctacagttctggaggatgtgttggacaccagagagggagcagagctgcccagcaccctgactgacatgtacatccacttcctggtggttcaggccaaagtgaagaagctcaagtatgatggaggagctgagacagatccacactggagtccagagagcaggaagatgattgagtctctgggaaaactggcttttgagcagctgcagaaaggaaacctgatcttctatgaatcagacctgacagagtgtggcatcaatatctcagcagcctcagtgtactcaggagtgttcacacagatctttagagaggagagagggctgtaccaggagaaggtgttctgcttcatccatctgagtgttcaggagtttctggctgctcttcatgtgcatctgaccttcatcaactctggactcaacctgatgAGAGAAGATGAAGAACAAGAAGAAACAACCGCCATTGATCTGAATGATCTCAATCAGATTGCTGT ACTGAGcgactgtaacctctcagagagaagctgtgcagctctgtcctcagctctcagctcccagtcctccagcctgacagaactggacctgagtaacaacaacctgcaggattcagggctgaagcagctgtctgttggacTGCAGAGTCCAAACTGTGACCTGGAAGCTCTCAG cctgtcaggctgtctgatcacagaggaaggctgtgcttctctggtctcagctctgacctccaacccctcccatctgagagagctggacctgagctacaaccatccaggagacTCAGCAGTGAAGCAGCTCTCAGCTGGACTGGAGGATCCACAGTGGAGGCTGGACACTCTCAG ggtggagcctgctggagaacgatggctgacaccagggctgaggaagt attcctgtCAACTCACATTCGACACAGTGAACAGGaaactgaaactgtctgacaacaacaggaaggtgacacgtgtggaggaggttcagtcatatcctgatcatccagacaggtttgatgactgtcctcagctgctgtgtagaaatgttctgactggtcgctgttactgggaggtcgagtggagaggaagagtttatatatcagtgagttacagaggaatcagcaggagaggagaaAGAGACTGTTTGTTTGGATAcaatgatcagtcctggagtctgatctgctctgatggaggttactCTGTCTGGCACAATGACAGAGAAATATCCTcctcccccccctcctcctcctcctctgtcggtaacagagcagcagtgtatgtggaccgtcctgctggcactctgtccttctacagagtctcctctgacacactgatccacctccacaccttcagcaccacattcactgcagaacctctgcatcctggatttgGGTTCTTCTCACCTGGttcctggttgtctctgtgctga